The window AAAAGATAAAAAGGTACAGGAGTGAGTTATAAGCCATGGCCTATTCCTCTTTTAACCGGTTGATCATCCTCCATAGTGCTTTGGCAGAATTAAAATTAGCGGGTACCATATCCATGGGAGTGATATTGATGCCAAAGGCATCCTCTAATTCAGGAATGAGAGAGAGAATGGAGAAGGAATCAAAAAGGGCGCCGTCAATAAGTCCTGTCTCTGTTTCATAGTCAATGCCCGGATTGATTCCATTTAAAATTTCTAATAATTGTTCCATGATTTTAGTCTCCTTTATGATTGGAAATAATTGAAAGCATCCGTTTGAAAACGGGGTCTT of the Lacrimispora indolis DSM 755 genome contains:
- a CDS encoding acyl carrier protein codes for the protein MEQLLEILNGINPGIDYETETGLIDGALFDSFSILSLIPELEDAFGINITPMDMVPANFNSAKALWRMINRLKEE